The genomic interval tatatataagaaaaattatattaaataaaaaataataataataaaatattcataaaataaaaaaaaaaaataaacaattttatctaaaaaaaaaaaaaaaaaaaaaaaaaaatttttatataaaaaaataataaaaaaattttatttaaaaaaaaaaaaaaaaataaaaaaaaatttttaaaaaaaaattaaaaaaaaataataaaaaaaaataaatattttaaaaataataaaaaaaaaaaaaaataaaaaaaaaaaaaaaaaaaaaaaaaatttttatctaaaaaaattatataaaaagtttatctaaaaaaaaaaaaaaaaatcaggaaaaattttttcagtaaaatatatacaaatatatataaatatatatatacttgcatgcatatgatataaaaatgatttaatgtgaataatatgtacatatatatacaaattttttttctcttcaTAGTGGAGAAGTCCCCTTAGAAGTAAAGTGCAGATCGACGATATGATCCgaatattaaaaatacCACAGAATGATTATAACATACCAACAAATAAGTCAAGTAATAGATATGTACCATATGGTAAATATAAAGgaaaaacatatatatatgctGAAGGAGAAGAAACGGACGATTATCTTCGTTATATATCTTCTTCGGATATTACTTCTTCATCAGAAAGTGAGTATGAAGAGATAGATATGTATATGCCGCGTAGTCCTAAATACAAAACTTTGATAGAAGTGGTACTAAAACCTAGTAAATCAACACAGGATGATACATCAAATAGTGGTGATATACCTAGTGATATACCTAGTGATATACCTAGTAATATACCCACCAATAAATTCACTGATGAAGAATGGAATGAATTAAAACAGGATTTTATTTCGAACATGTTACAAAATGATCAAAACGATGTAGTTGAAAATAGTGGAAATACTACAAATACACAACCTAACATTATACACAATAATATGGAAGAAAAACCTTTTATTACATCTATTCAAGATCGAAAATTATATAGTGATGATAGCGATGTTCTTAGTTATAATATTGAATGGAATGTTCCAAAAAATATTACCACTAATACTGCGATATACAATAGTTTATATAGTGGTATTGATGTAATTAACGATTCGTTAAATGGCAATGAAcatattgatatatatgatgagTTGTTAAAAcgaaaagaaaatgaattatatgGAACAAATTATCCGAAACATACAACAACAAACAGAATTGTCAAGGGAACATATAGTGATCCTATAATCAACCAACTGGATTTGTTCCATACATGGCTAGATAGACATAGAGATATGTGCAACCAATGGAATAATAAAGAGCAAATTTTGAACAAATTGAATGAGGAGTGGAATAAATCAAATAACGAAcatgtattatatataccCTCGAATGACAATTCTGATGATATTAATACaattaataatgaaaattataatatgattaGTACAAACAAACATGAACGTAATCACAAAACATCTCTTGAACATCTTGGATCAACAAATATTCCTCCTAATGATCTTATAACACAAAATAATGGTTCTCAAACAAAGAATTTACGCACAAATATATCTATGGATATGCTTATGGAcgaaaataataatataccACGTGATAACGATTATTTGGAGAATTCGTATAATTTTTA from Plasmodium gaboni strain SY75 chromosome Unknown, whole genome shotgun sequence carries:
- a CDS encoding putative EMP1-like protein, with protein sequence WRSPLRSKVQIDDMIRILKIPQNDYNIPTNKSSNRYVPYGKYKGKTYIYAEGEETDDYLRYISSSDITSSSESEYEEIDMYMPRSPKYKTLIEVVLKPSKSTQDDTSNSGDIPSDIPSDIPSNIPTNKFTDEEWNELKQDFISNMLQNDQNDVVENSGNTTNTQPNIIHNNMEEKPFITSIQDRKLYSDDSDVLSYNIEWNVPKNITTNTAIYNSLYSGIDVINDSLNGNEHIDIYDELLKRKENELYGTNYPKHTTTNRIVKGTYSDPIINQLDLFHTWLDRHRDMCNQWNNKEQILNKLNEEWNKSNNEHVLYIPSNDNSDDINTINNENYNMISTNKHERNHKTSLEHLGSTNIPPNDLITQNNGSQTKNLRTNISMDMLMDENNNIPRDNDYLENSYNF